A genomic stretch from Apodemus sylvaticus chromosome 12, mApoSyl1.1, whole genome shotgun sequence includes:
- the Ankrd45 gene encoding ankyrin repeat domain-containing protein 45 has protein sequence MEPEETLESESSEKSLFSSQQEYEESQEAEEAGAENPLVQPALTGDVEGLQKIFEDPEHPHHEHAVQLLLEEDIVGRNLLYAACMAGKGDVIKALAKYGVNLNEKTARGYTLLHCAAAWGRLETLKALVELDVDIEAVNFRGEKARDVAARYSQIDCVHFLDWADARLILKKIITKSSLIITDPEKGPGKLLKEDKNTILNACRMKNEWLESHPEASISELFEQKQQLEDIVSPILAKMSTPRQVKSARSIT, from the exons ATGGAGCCAGAAGAAACTCTAGAATCAGAGAGTTCAGAAAAGTCACTATTTTCCTCACAGCAAGAATATGAAGAATcccaagaagcagaagaagcgGGCGCTGAGAACCCCCTTGTGCAGCCTGCTCTCACGGGGGATGTAGAAGGTTTGCAGAAGATTTTTGAGGATCCTGAGCATCCTCACCATGAGCACGCTGTGCAGCTGCTTTTGGAAGAAGACATTGTTGGGAGAAATCTGTTGTATGCAGCTTGCATGGCCGGCAAAGGTGACGTAATTAAAGCCTTGGCAAAGTACGGGGTGAATCTGAATGAGAAGACCGCCAGAG GGTACACACTCTTACACTGTGCTGCAGCTTGGGGCCGTCTGGAGACTTTGAAGGCTCTGGTGGAGCTGGACGTCGATATAGAGGCTGTGAACTTCCGGGGAGAGAAAGCTCGGGATGTGGCTGCTCGCTATTCTCAGATTGACTGTGTTCATTTTCTGGACTGGGCAG ATGCAAGGCtgattctgaaaaaaattattacaAAGTCCTCTCTCATCATTACTGACCCAGAAAAGGGACCAGGGAAACTCCTCAAGGAAGACAAG AATACCATCCTCAATGCGTGCCGTATGAAAAACGAGTGGTTGGAAAGCCATCCAGAAGCTTCCATCAGTGAGCTTTTTGAGCAAAAACAACAATTGGAAGATATAGTGTCCCCTATCCTAGCAAAAATGTCTACACCTC GTCAAGTGAAAAGTGCCAGATCGATAACCTAG
- the Tex50 gene encoding testis-expressed protein 50 — translation MSNQRLSVLSPLLFFCFFRESFSICDGTTWTKVGWEIFPEEVHYLKVKVPPSHCLPYPLDKLCCNFANMDLLQSSLHLTYILVQALFLILFVLSVHYLWMKWTRHQKKLKKQASLEKHANDHELTPSIYDIEQILCRLLATTSMMTKFLKQVSHHSSLKKAKQQRKLRRKKSKGGEEQKNTASPKHLQT, via the exons atgtctaaCCAAAGACTATCTGTGCTTTCTCCCCTCCTGTTCTTCTGCTTCTTCAGAGAGAGTTTCTCCATTTGTGATGGAACAACGTGGACGAAGGTCGGATGGGAGATTTTCCCAGAGGAAGTGCACTACCTGAAGGTTAAGGTCCCCCCATCCCACTGCCTACCTTATCCTCTGGACAAGCTCTGCTGCAACTTTGCTAACATGGACCTATTACAGAGTTCCTTACACCTCACTTATATCTTAGTACAAGCTCTCTTCTTAATCCTGTTTGTTTTATCTGTGCATTAcctatggatgaaatggacaagaCACCAAAAAAAG CTGAAAAAGCAAGCCTCTCTAGAGAAACATGCTAACGACCACGAACTGACCCCATCCATCTACGACATTGAACAAATACTCTGCAGACTACTGGCCACCACGTCAATGATGACCAAGTTCCTGAAGCAGGTGTCTCATCATTCTTCTCTTAAGAAAGCTAAGCAACAACGTAAattaaggaggaagaagagtaaaGGAGGAGAGGAGCAAAAGAACACTGCTAGCCCTAAGCACCTGCAAACGTAG